The Brassica napus cultivar Da-Ae chromosome C7, Da-Ae, whole genome shotgun sequence genome has a segment encoding these proteins:
- the LOC106394391 gene encoding phospholipase A1-Igamma1, chloroplastic-like — MEKSLVKTPLRKLRRRGTKRSWRLKQKLKLTWKFIKIQVRSHLPGAFLSTKKRLTHVKSRNQDQELAQVARKICKISNDSTSSLAFLLQLPKYSATDFLDRGDLMTPAASPRENISKMWRELHGSKNWENILDPLHPWLRREITKYGEFVESVYDSLDFDPLSEFCGSCRYNRNKLFEELGLTRHGYKVTKYIYAMSHVDVPQWFLSSSLGATWSKDSNWMGFVAVSGDRESLRIGRRDIVVAWRGTVTPTEWFMDLRTSKEPFDCESEHGKRVVKVQSGFFSIYNSKSELARYNKESASEQTMEEVKRLVKFFKERGEEVSLTITGHSLGGALALMNAYEAARDVPELSGNVSVISFGAPRVGNLAFKERLNSLGVKVLRVVNKQDIVPKLPGIVFNKVLNKLNPITSKLNWVYRHVGTQLKLDVFSSPYVKRDSDLAGSHNLEVYLHVLDGFHRKKSGFRVNARRDVASVNKSTDMLLDHLRIPECWYQVAHKGLILNKQTGRWVKPVRAPEDIPSPLSTGQKPMYSS, encoded by the coding sequence ATGGAGAAGTCACTGGTCAAAACTCCATTGAGAAAGCTAAGAAGAAGAGGAACGAAGCGGTCCTGGAGATTGAAGCAGAAGCTCAAGCTGACATGGAAGTTTATCAAGATCCAGGTAAGGTCACATCTACCTGGCGCCTTCTTGTCAACCAAGAAACGCCTCACGCACGTGAAATCAAGAAATCAAGATCAAGAACTAGCTCAAGTGGCCAGGAAGATCTGCAAAATCTCCAACGACTCCACCAGTTCGCTGGCGTTTCTTCTTCAGCTTCCGAAGTATTCAGCAACGGATTTTCTAGACCGCGGCGATCTGATGACTCCAGCTGCGTCTCCAAGGGAAAACATATCCAAAATGTGGCGTGAGCTTCACGGTTCCAAGAACTGGGAGAATATTCTTGATCCTCTACATCCATGGCTGAGGAGAGAAATAACCAAATATGGAGAGTTCGTGGAATCAGTCTATGATTCTCTCGATTTTGATCCTTTATCTGAATTCTGCGGAAGCTGTAGATACAACAGGAACAAACTCTTTGAGGAGCTTGGTTTAACAAGACATGGTTACAAGGTAACCAAATACATCTACGCCATGTCTCATGTGGATGTCCCTCAGTGGTTCTTGAGCTCATCTTTGGGTGCGACGTGGAGCAAAGACTCTAACTGGATGGGGTTTGTCGCTGTGAGTGGAGACAGAGAGTCATTGAGGATCGGCCGGAGAGACATTGTCGTGGCCTGGCGTGGCACCGTGACTCCTACTGAATGGTTCATGGATCTTAGAACTAGTAAAGAGCCTTTCGATTGTGAAAGTGAACATGGCAAGAGGGTGGTGAAGGTGCAAAGCGGGTTCTTCAGCATCTACAACTCCAAAAGCGAGCTCGCAAGGTACAATAAAGAAAGTGCATCTGAGCAGACAATGGAGGAAGTGAAGCGGTTAGTTAAGTTTTTTAAGGAAAGAGGCGAAGAGGTGAGCTTAACCATCACCGGTCATAGCCTTGGAGGTGCATTGGCGCTTATGAACGCTTACGAGGCCGCCAGAGATGTTCCGGAGTTATCTGGTAACGTTTCTGTGATCTCTTTTGGTGCGCCGAGGGTAGGTAACTTGGCATTCAAGGAAAGGCTAAACAGTTTAGGTGTTAAAGTCTTGCGTGTGGTGAACAAGCAAGACATTGTCCCTAAGCTTCCTGGTATCGTGTTCAACAAGGTTCTAAACAAACTCAACCCCATAACGTCGAAGCTAAATTGGGTCTACAGGCACGTCGGAACGCAGCTTAAGCTCGATGTATTCAGTTCTCCTTACGTAAAACGTGATTCGGACTTAGCGGGATCTCATAACCTCGAGGTGTATCTCCATGTTTTAGATGGCTTCCACCGCAAGAaatcagggtttagggttaacgCCAGGAGAGACGTTGCGTCTGTGAACAAGAGTACAGATATGTTACTGGATCATCTAAGAATACCTGAGTGTTGGTACCAAGTGGCACATAAGGGTCTGATTCTCAACAAGCAGACCGGCCGGTGGGTGAAGCCAGTCCGGGCCCCGGAAGACATTCCCTCTCCTTTATCGACCGGACAAAAACCTATGTATAGCTCGTga